One stretch of Oncorhynchus gorbuscha isolate QuinsamMale2020 ecotype Even-year linkage group LG21, OgorEven_v1.0, whole genome shotgun sequence DNA includes these proteins:
- the mrpl52 gene encoding 39S ribosomal protein L52, mitochondrial isoform X1 — protein MAAPLRTLCCTALRHSSRCFTTTCGTQAGIKWRTENGLARSGTEYGPMTDLPDWSFADGRPAPPLKGQLRRKQERETLARRVVNLSSEVDKGMEVWREKQEEAKRMQEHNKSLLLKPKGNLLLKKNK, from the exons ATGGCGGCGCCCTTAAGGACATTGTGCTGTACAG CTTTGAGGCATTCCAGTCGTTGTTTTACTACGACGTGTGGGACACAGGCTGGAATCAAGTGGAGGACCGA AAATGGTCTGGCCCGCAGTGGAACAGAGTATGGCCCCATGACAGATCTCCCTGACTGGTCCTTTGCAG ATGGCCGGCCTGCGCCCCCCCTGAAAGGACAGCTGAGgagaaagcaggagagagagacgttAGCA CGACGTGTAGTGAATCTCAGCTCGGAGGTGGATAAggggatggaggtgtggagggagaaacaggaagaaGCCAAAAGAATGCAGGAACACAATAAATCTCTTCTGCTTAAACCCAAAGGAAACCTTTTATTGAAGAAAAATAAGTAA
- the mrpl52 gene encoding 39S ribosomal protein L52, mitochondrial isoform X2, whose amino-acid sequence MCSPRTIQTLRHSSRCFTTTCGTQAGIKWRTENGLARSGTEYGPMTDLPDWSFADGRPAPPLKGQLRRKQERETLARRVVNLSSEVDKGMEVWREKQEEAKRMQEHNKSLLLKPKGNLLLKKNK is encoded by the exons ATGTGTTCTCCAAGGACGATACAAA CTTTGAGGCATTCCAGTCGTTGTTTTACTACGACGTGTGGGACACAGGCTGGAATCAAGTGGAGGACCGA AAATGGTCTGGCCCGCAGTGGAACAGAGTATGGCCCCATGACAGATCTCCCTGACTGGTCCTTTGCAG ATGGCCGGCCTGCGCCCCCCCTGAAAGGACAGCTGAGgagaaagcaggagagagagacgttAGCA CGACGTGTAGTGAATCTCAGCTCGGAGGTGGATAAggggatggaggtgtggagggagaaacaggaagaaGCCAAAAGAATGCAGGAACACAATAAATCTCTTCTGCTTAAACCCAAAGGAAACCTTTTATTGAAGAAAAATAAGTAA